In the genome of Acidobacteriota bacterium, one region contains:
- a CDS encoding PQQ-binding-like beta-propeller repeat protein gives MPGLFRFRTFTVFVAFAIALLAVPDASAQRLTGTENGEWRYLGGDAGHTRSSALDQIDGGNFSDLEVAWIWRGDNFGPNIDYFNRSTPIYVDGVVYTVSSPRRQVVAIDPGTGETLWTFREPESVRHLRSPRQAYGKGVAYAEVNGRGVIFVTSPAFFLWALDAETGRPLENWGSPIPLDGFPQSGGLDLIPPLVEDWGRWLDRAASYDPGYGIPRELGMVTSSAPPIVVNGVVVVLVGHQPSYGQTRIENVPGDVMGFDAATGEFLWKFHMIPRPGEFGHETWHNDAWQWSGDMSTWAPASADPELGLVYLVTNASTVQSYAGHRPGDNLFGGCVLALDVRTGERRWHFQIHRSDQWNYDLPTAPILMDLTVDGERIPALIQNTKQGLVFAFNRETGEPIWPIEDREVIQTEVPGNYTSPRQPYPTRPEPLDPIVRDGLTEEFVIDFTPELKQRALDILSHYRIGGLYVPALPENHTNDFFNNVGCRGGGNIIPHPPVADPATGLMFNSHRRTCSAPSFMRPTGGVDQDNPDYARPGPGGATPNSTPTTGTTVVAWLPGGFRRPTPEQESFVSVTGLPTIDGLRLYKPMDNQLSAVQMNTGERAWSLPVGETPQVIRNNPRLAGLDVPNSGGAGFSIQMVTGDLLVQTRALSEGTRQIVPDAPLLLHGRDKRTGEVLGSVELPAPGQYGMMTYLHEGKQYIVVQIGSIQTGFPGSLVAYALP, from the coding sequence ATGCCTGGACTATTCCGATTTCGGACGTTCACCGTCTTCGTCGCCTTCGCCATCGCGCTGCTGGCCGTCCCGGATGCGTCCGCCCAGCGCCTGACCGGCACCGAGAACGGCGAGTGGCGCTACCTCGGCGGCGACGCCGGGCACACCCGCTCGTCGGCCCTGGACCAGATCGACGGCGGCAACTTCTCCGACCTGGAGGTGGCCTGGATCTGGCGGGGGGACAACTTCGGGCCCAACATCGACTACTTCAACCGCTCCACGCCGATCTACGTCGACGGCGTCGTCTACACCGTGTCCTCGCCCCGCCGGCAGGTGGTGGCTATCGACCCAGGCACGGGCGAGACGCTCTGGACGTTCCGCGAGCCGGAGTCGGTCCGCCACCTGCGCTCGCCCCGGCAGGCCTATGGCAAGGGGGTGGCCTACGCGGAGGTCAACGGCCGCGGGGTGATCTTCGTCACCAGCCCCGCCTTCTTCCTCTGGGCGCTCGACGCCGAGACCGGCCGTCCGCTGGAGAACTGGGGCAGCCCGATCCCGCTCGACGGCTTCCCGCAGTCCGGCGGCCTCGACCTGATTCCGCCGCTCGTCGAGGACTGGGGACGCTGGCTGGACCGCGCCGCCAGCTACGACCCGGGCTACGGCATCCCCCGCGAGCTGGGCATGGTCACGAGCTCCGCACCGCCTATCGTCGTCAACGGGGTGGTCGTGGTGCTCGTCGGGCACCAGCCGAGCTACGGGCAGACCCGCATCGAGAACGTCCCCGGCGACGTCATGGGCTTCGACGCCGCCACCGGCGAGTTCCTCTGGAAGTTCCACATGATCCCGCGTCCCGGCGAGTTCGGGCACGAGACGTGGCACAACGACGCCTGGCAGTGGTCGGGCGACATGTCGACGTGGGCGCCGGCTTCCGCCGACCCGGAGCTCGGGCTGGTGTACCTGGTGACGAACGCGTCGACCGTGCAGAGCTACGCCGGCCACCGGCCGGGCGACAACCTGTTCGGCGGCTGCGTCCTCGCGCTCGACGTCAGGACGGGGGAGCGGCGCTGGCACTTCCAGATCCACCGCAGCGATCAGTGGAACTACGACCTGCCGACCGCGCCCATCCTGATGGACCTGACGGTGGACGGCGAGCGCATCCCGGCGCTGATCCAGAACACGAAGCAGGGGCTCGTCTTCGCTTTCAACCGGGAGACCGGCGAGCCGATCTGGCCCATCGAGGACCGGGAGGTCATCCAGACGGAGGTGCCCGGCAACTACACGTCGCCCCGGCAGCCGTACCCGACCCGGCCCGAGCCGCTCGATCCCATCGTCCGGGACGGGCTGACCGAGGAGTTCGTCATCGACTTCACCCCGGAGCTCAAGCAGCGGGCGCTGGATATCCTGAGCCACTACCGCATCGGCGGGCTCTACGTCCCGGCGCTCCCGGAGAATCACACGAACGACTTCTTCAACAACGTGGGCTGCCGCGGCGGCGGCAACATCATTCCGCACCCGCCGGTCGCGGACCCTGCCACCGGCCTGATGTTCAACTCGCACCGCCGGACGTGCAGCGCCCCGTCGTTCATGCGACCCACCGGCGGCGTCGATCAGGACAACCCCGACTACGCGCGGCCCGGCCCCGGGGGCGCCACGCCCAATTCGACGCCCACGACCGGCACGACGGTCGTCGCGTGGCTGCCGGGCGGCTTCCGTCGGCCCACCCCCGAACAGGAGTCGTTCGTCTCGGTGACGGGTCTGCCCACCATCGACGGCCTGCGTCTCTACAAGCCGATGGACAACCAGCTCTCCGCCGTGCAGATGAACACCGGCGAGCGGGCGTGGTCGCTGCCGGTGGGCGAAACGCCGCAGGTCATCCGCAACAACCCGCGGCTGGCGGGGCTCGACGTCCCGAACTCGGGGGGCGCCGGCTTCTCCATCCAGATGGTCACCGGCGACCTGCTGGTGCAGACCCGCGCGCTCAGCGAGGGGACGCGGCAGATCGTGCCGGACGCCCCGCTGCTGCTGCACGGCCGCGACAAGCGCACCGGCGAGGTCCTCGGCAGCGTCGAGCTCCCGGCGCCCGGGCAGTACGGCATGATGACCTACCTGCACGAGGGGAAGCAGTACATCGTCGTGCAGATCGGCAGCATCCAGACCGGCTTCCCCGGCTCGCTTGTGGCCTACGCCCTGCCGTAG
- a CDS encoding DUF1592 domain-containing protein — MTGLNAAAATRRLRQLSPVLVLGLAGGLAAIAYDVPLHAAPQSRSVAERSTGAQTPAAEARQAPSAGRRPASATVTTAGEPAPRAVLQRYCFACHNQRTLTAGLALDVLDMTRAGEHPEVWEAVIRKLRTGAMPPAGRPRPDAATYDTVVAWLETALDRAALDRPDPGRPTLHRLNRTEYRNAIRDLLAVDIDAALLPADNAAYGFDNNADALTLSSALTERYLGAAARIAETALGRPRGMPAPETFFVPTDRDQGTRISDALPFGSRGGTAFRYYFPADGEYEFQMRPKESGVAGGFEGVTGEPHELHVSIDGERVWTGIVQRPPGVRGNERNRLILESMRFEAPVSAGSRLVRVYFTAKTSAYVEDLFDPDLRRDPYRAPNGEPVVSSVAVTGPLPDTATVGDSPSRRRLLVCTPAAAAEEEPCARTVISTLARRAWRRPVTDADLRIPLGLYRDGAARGGFEAGIELAVRGILVSPRFLFRFEDQPASVEPGTPYPISDLELASRLSFFLWSSIPDDELLDLAVTGKLRDPDVLQGQVQRMLADPRSQALVDNFAGQWLHIRNVAGFQPSPELLFHFDDNLRQAFEQETELFFESIIRENRSVLDLLDADYTFLNERLARHYGIPGVHGERFRRVALPPDSVRRGLLGQGSILTGTSRSNRTSPVIRGKWIMENLLGTPPPPPPPDVPDLVEERDPRKVLPMREQMALHRANPVCAACHAQMDQLGFALENFDAIGEWRDIYASGLPIDASAAFPDGTTFDGPAELRALLLSHADDFLTTAVDRLLTYALGRGLEATDMPTVRQIMRDAEDDDYRFAALVRGVVESTPFRMRTAQDRTN; from the coding sequence ATGACGGGCCTGAACGCGGCGGCGGCGACGCGTCGACTCCGGCAACTGTCTCCGGTGCTCGTGCTGGGCCTGGCAGGCGGTCTCGCCGCCATCGCCTACGACGTCCCGTTGCACGCGGCGCCGCAGTCCCGGAGCGTTGCGGAACGGAGCACCGGGGCGCAGACGCCGGCCGCCGAGGCGCGGCAGGCGCCGAGCGCCGGACGCCGGCCAGCTTCAGCTACCGTCACGACGGCGGGCGAGCCGGCTCCCCGCGCCGTCCTGCAGCGCTACTGCTTCGCCTGCCACAACCAGCGCACGCTGACGGCCGGACTCGCTCTCGACGTCCTCGACATGACCCGGGCGGGCGAGCACCCGGAGGTATGGGAAGCGGTTATCCGCAAGCTCCGGACCGGCGCGATGCCCCCGGCCGGACGGCCGCGCCCGGACGCGGCGACCTACGACACCGTGGTGGCGTGGCTGGAGACCGCGCTGGACCGCGCCGCGCTGGACCGCCCCGACCCCGGCCGGCCCACCCTGCATCGCCTGAACCGCACGGAGTACCGCAATGCCATCCGCGACCTGCTCGCGGTCGACATCGATGCGGCGCTGCTGCCCGCCGACAACGCGGCGTACGGCTTCGACAACAACGCCGATGCGCTGACCCTGTCGTCGGCACTCACCGAGCGCTACCTGGGCGCCGCCGCACGGATCGCGGAGACGGCGCTCGGCCGGCCGCGGGGGATGCCCGCGCCGGAGACCTTCTTCGTCCCGACCGACCGCGATCAGGGCACGCGCATCAGCGACGCGCTGCCGTTCGGATCGCGCGGCGGCACCGCCTTCCGCTACTACTTCCCCGCCGACGGCGAATACGAGTTCCAGATGCGGCCGAAGGAGAGCGGCGTCGCCGGCGGTTTCGAAGGAGTAACCGGCGAGCCGCACGAGCTCCACGTGAGCATCGACGGCGAACGGGTCTGGACCGGCATCGTGCAGCGCCCGCCGGGCGTGCGCGGCAACGAGCGCAACCGGTTGATCCTGGAGAGCATGCGATTCGAGGCGCCGGTGTCCGCCGGCTCGCGCCTCGTGCGGGTGTACTTCACCGCCAAGACCTCCGCCTACGTCGAGGACCTGTTCGATCCGGACCTGCGCCGGGACCCGTACCGGGCCCCGAACGGCGAGCCGGTCGTCTCCAGCGTGGCGGTCACCGGGCCGCTTCCCGACACCGCCACCGTAGGAGACTCGCCCAGCCGCCGCAGGCTGCTCGTCTGCACGCCGGCTGCCGCGGCCGAGGAGGAGCCCTGCGCGCGCACCGTGATCTCGACGCTGGCGCGGCGCGCCTGGCGGCGCCCGGTGACCGACGCCGACCTCCGGATCCCGCTCGGCCTGTACCGCGACGGGGCGGCACGGGGCGGCTTCGAGGCGGGTATCGAGTTGGCCGTGCGCGGCATCCTGGTCAGCCCGCGCTTCCTGTTCCGTTTCGAGGACCAGCCGGCCTCCGTCGAGCCCGGTACGCCCTACCCCATATCCGACCTGGAGCTGGCCTCGCGCCTCTCGTTCTTCCTCTGGAGCAGCATCCCGGACGACGAGCTGCTGGATCTGGCCGTCACGGGGAAGCTGCGCGACCCGGACGTGCTGCAGGGGCAGGTGCAGAGGATGCTGGCCGACCCGCGCTCGCAAGCTCTGGTCGACAACTTCGCCGGCCAGTGGCTGCACATCCGCAACGTGGCGGGGTTCCAGCCGAGCCCGGAGCTGCTGTTCCACTTCGACGACAACCTGCGGCAGGCCTTCGAGCAGGAGACCGAGCTGTTCTTCGAGAGCATCATCCGCGAGAACCGCAGCGTGCTCGACCTGCTCGACGCCGACTACACGTTCCTCAACGAGCGGCTCGCCCGACACTACGGCATTCCGGGTGTTCACGGCGAGCGCTTCCGGCGCGTGGCCCTGCCGCCCGACAGCGTGCGCCGCGGGTTGCTCGGGCAGGGCTCGATCCTCACCGGCACGTCGCGCTCGAACCGCACGTCGCCGGTCATCCGCGGCAAGTGGATCATGGAGAACCTCCTGGGCACGCCGCCGCCCCCGCCGCCGCCCGACGTGCCCGACCTCGTCGAGGAGCGCGACCCGCGCAAGGTGCTTCCGATGCGCGAGCAGATGGCGCTGCACCGCGCCAACCCGGTCTGCGCGGCCTGCCACGCCCAGATGGACCAGTTGGGCTTCGCGCTCGAGAACTTCGACGCCATCGGCGAGTGGCGCGACATCTACGCCTCGGGGCTGCCCATCGACGCGTCGGCGGCGTTCCCCGACGGCACCACGTTCGACGGTCCGGCCGAGCTCCGCGCCCTGCTGCTGAGCCACGCCGACGACTTCCTGACGACGGCGGTGGACAGGCTGCTGACGTACGCCCTCGGCCGCGGCCTCGAAGCCACCGACATGCCCACCGTACGGCAGATCATGCGCGACGCGGAGGACGACGACTACCGCTTCGCGGCACTGGTGCGGGGCGTCGTCGAGAGCACCCCGTTCCGGATGCGGACGGCGCAGGACCGCACGAACTGA
- the xth gene encoding exodeoxyribonuclease III — translation MLRTEVRTIVSYDRHFDERPGISSRHARRRADPGHVMTIATWNVNGLRARLDFVRHWLDARRPDLVGIQELKLTDDEFPRQAFEDAGYRAEPYGQKAWNGVAILSREPVRVVCRGLPGQEELGARLLTAQAGDLSFTTVYCPNGKSVDHADYPRKLAWFESLRRHFGEQHDPRRPTVLCGDFNVVPAAIDSWDEAALHGSIHHTDAERARVRGLLDWGFTDLFRHHLPDTRAFSWWDYRGGAFHRNLGLRIDVLLGTAGVVSRLRRVEIDRDYRKKKDGLIASDHAPVIAELA, via the coding sequence ATGCTCCGCACGGAGGTGCGGACGATCGTCAGCTACGATCGGCACTTCGATGAACGCCCCGGCATAAGTTCGCGTCACGCCCGGCGACGCGCCGATCCAGGTCACGTCATGACGATCGCCACGTGGAACGTCAACGGATTGCGGGCCCGGCTGGATTTCGTGCGGCACTGGCTGGATGCGCGCCGGCCCGACCTGGTCGGCATCCAGGAATTGAAGCTGACGGACGACGAGTTCCCGCGGCAGGCGTTCGAGGACGCCGGCTACCGCGCCGAGCCATACGGCCAGAAGGCGTGGAACGGTGTGGCGATCCTGTCGCGCGAACCGGTCCGCGTCGTGTGTCGCGGGTTGCCGGGGCAGGAGGAACTGGGCGCGCGGCTCCTCACCGCCCAGGCCGGCGACCTGTCCTTCACGACCGTCTACTGCCCGAACGGCAAGTCGGTCGACCACGCCGACTACCCCCGCAAGCTGGCCTGGTTCGAGAGTCTGCGGCGCCACTTCGGCGAGCAACACGATCCGCGGCGGCCGACCGTGCTGTGCGGCGACTTCAACGTCGTGCCGGCCGCGATCGACAGTTGGGACGAGGCGGCGCTTCACGGGAGCATCCATCACACCGACGCCGAGCGGGCGCGCGTCCGCGGACTGCTCGACTGGGGGTTCACCGACCTGTTTCGCCATCACCTGCCGGATACGCGGGCGTTCTCCTGGTGGGACTACCGCGGCGGCGCCTTCCACCGCAACCTCGGCCTGCGCATCGACGTGCTGCTGGGCACGGCGGGCGTGGTGTCCCGCCTGCGGCGGGTCGAGATCGACCGCGACTACCGCAAGAAGAAGGACGGGCTGATCGCATCCGATCACGCCCCGGTCATCGCCGAGCTGGCGTGA
- a CDS encoding DUF3516 domain-containing protein: MAAPLFDLLPAGEASSDDLLDRFLDYVDRLGLTLYPAQEEAILALLEDRHVILNTPTGSGKSLAAFALHFASLARGRRSVYTCPIKALVNEKWMALCREFGPDNVGLATGDATVNRDAPLLCCTAEILANMALREGEHAPVDDVVMDEFHWYADRDRGVAWQAPLLTLPQTRFLLMSATLGDVTFFEQELTRRTGRETVTVTSSERPVPLEYAYSEDPLAHAVERLVEADRVPVYVVHFTQKDAAASAQSFTSLQIATRPEKQALGAAIADVRFSTPYGPRVRTWLKHGIGIHHAGLLPRYRVLAEQLAQRGLLKVICGTDTLGVGVNVPIRTVLFSRLSKYDGEKTAVLSARDFHQIAGRAGRKGFDERGYVVAQAPEHVIENRRLAAKAKAGKKVVRRQPPRNFAPWDRATFERLVRARPERLKSRFAVSHGMLLNVLSRRGDGCLAMRRLVRDSHESDAAKRAHRRRGWQLFRSLVARGVVEIVPRTPDGSRVRVNVDLQDDFSMDQALSLYLIEAIPLLDPDVESHGLDLLTLVESILENPDAILRRQLDKLKGEAVAEMKAEGLDYEERMEELEKLEHPKPLADFVYETFNDFADRHPWVGEENVRPKSIAREMFETFLSFSDYVREYGLERMEGLLLRHLSSVYKVLRQTVPDGTKTDEVVEMELYLRDLVRRVDSSLLEEWERMRDPDFQSVPTDESEPAVPGRDEPADVTRDERAFTAAIRTRVFALLRAWSIGDDAAALEILDSENDRDGRSWTAERLAGAREAFTAENGGLRLDPEGRNRRHTYTQPSDDGATWRVEQMLVDTEGHNDWVAEIEVDLAASRAAAEPVIRLLRLESLTS; this comes from the coding sequence ATGGCCGCACCCCTGTTCGACCTGCTGCCGGCCGGCGAGGCGTCCAGCGACGATCTGCTGGACCGCTTTCTCGACTACGTCGACCGGTTGGGCCTGACGCTGTATCCCGCCCAGGAGGAGGCGATCCTGGCGCTCCTCGAGGATCGGCACGTCATCCTGAACACCCCGACCGGCTCGGGCAAGTCGCTGGCCGCGTTCGCGCTGCACTTCGCGTCGCTCGCCCGCGGTCGGCGCTCGGTCTACACGTGTCCCATCAAGGCGCTGGTCAACGAGAAGTGGATGGCGCTGTGTCGCGAGTTCGGCCCCGACAACGTGGGCCTGGCCACCGGCGACGCCACCGTCAACCGCGACGCCCCGCTGCTGTGCTGCACGGCCGAGATCCTGGCCAACATGGCGCTGCGCGAAGGAGAGCACGCGCCGGTGGACGACGTGGTGATGGACGAGTTCCACTGGTACGCCGACCGGGACCGCGGCGTGGCCTGGCAGGCGCCGCTGCTGACCTTGCCGCAGACGCGTTTCCTGCTGATGTCGGCGACGCTGGGCGACGTGACGTTTTTCGAGCAGGAGCTCACCCGGCGCACCGGCCGGGAGACGGTGACCGTCACGTCGAGCGAGCGGCCGGTGCCGCTGGAGTACGCCTACTCCGAGGACCCGCTCGCCCACGCCGTGGAACGGTTGGTGGAGGCGGACCGCGTCCCGGTCTACGTCGTCCACTTCACCCAGAAGGACGCCGCGGCGAGCGCCCAGAGCTTCACCAGCCTGCAGATAGCGACGCGTCCCGAGAAGCAGGCGCTGGGCGCCGCCATCGCGGACGTGCGCTTCTCGACGCCCTACGGTCCCCGCGTCCGCACCTGGTTGAAGCACGGCATCGGTATCCACCACGCGGGCCTGCTGCCGCGCTACCGCGTGCTCGCCGAGCAGCTCGCCCAGCGGGGCCTGCTGAAGGTCATCTGCGGCACCGACACGCTGGGGGTCGGCGTCAACGTTCCCATCCGCACCGTGCTTTTCAGCCGCCTGTCGAAGTACGACGGCGAGAAGACGGCGGTGCTCTCGGCCCGCGACTTCCACCAGATCGCGGGCCGCGCCGGGCGCAAGGGCTTCGACGAGCGCGGCTACGTGGTGGCGCAGGCCCCCGAGCACGTCATCGAGAACCGGCGGCTGGCCGCGAAGGCGAAGGCCGGGAAGAAGGTCGTCCGCCGCCAGCCGCCGCGCAACTTCGCTCCCTGGGACCGGGCCACGTTCGAGCGGCTCGTCCGCGCCCGACCGGAACGGCTCAAGTCACGCTTCGCCGTCTCGCACGGGATGCTGCTCAACGTGCTGTCGCGCCGCGGCGACGGCTGCCTCGCGATGCGGCGGCTCGTACGCGACAGCCACGAATCCGACGCCGCGAAGCGTGCGCACCGGCGCCGCGGCTGGCAGCTCTTCCGGTCGCTGGTGGCGCGCGGGGTCGTCGAGATCGTGCCGCGCACGCCCGACGGTTCACGGGTGCGGGTGAACGTCGACCTGCAGGACGACTTCTCGATGGACCAGGCGCTGTCGCTCTATCTCATCGAGGCGATCCCGTTGCTCGATCCCGACGTCGAGTCCCACGGGCTCGATCTGCTCACCCTGGTCGAGAGCATCCTGGAGAACCCGGACGCCATCCTGCGCCGGCAGCTCGACAAGCTGAAGGGCGAGGCGGTGGCCGAGATGAAGGCGGAGGGCCTCGACTACGAGGAGCGCATGGAAGAGCTGGAGAAGCTCGAGCATCCCAAGCCGCTCGCCGACTTCGTCTACGAGACCTTCAACGACTTCGCCGACCGGCACCCGTGGGTCGGCGAGGAGAACGTGCGGCCCAAATCCATTGCGCGGGAGATGTTCGAGACCTTCCTCTCGTTCTCCGACTACGTCCGCGAGTACGGCCTCGAACGGATGGAGGGGTTGCTGCTGCGGCACCTCTCCAGCGTCTACAAGGTGCTCCGGCAGACCGTGCCGGACGGGACGAAGACCGACGAGGTCGTGGAGATGGAGCTGTATCTGCGGGACCTGGTGCGCCGGGTGGATTCGAGTCTGCTCGAGGAATGGGAGCGGATGCGCGATCCCGACTTCCAGTCGGTGCCCACGGACGAGTCCGAACCGGCCGTCCCCGGCCGTGACGAGCCGGCCGACGTCACGCGCGACGAGCGCGCCTTCACCGCCGCGATCCGTACGCGGGTGTTCGCCCTGTTGCGCGCCTGGTCGATCGGCGACGACGCGGCGGCGCTGGAGATACTCGATTCGGAGAACGACCGGGACGGGCGTTCCTGGACCGCCGAGCGGCTGGCGGGGGCGCGGGAAGCGTTCACGGCTGAGAACGGCGGCCTGCGCCTGGACCCCGAGGGCCGCAACCGCCGGCACACCTACACGCAGCCCTCCGATGACGGCGCCACGTGGCGGGTCGAACAGATGCTCGTGGACACCGAGGGACACAACGACTGGGTGGCGGAGATCGAGGTGGACCTGGCCGCCTCGCGCGCCGCCGCCGAGCCGGTCATCCGGTTGCTGCGGTTGGAGAGTCTGACCTCGTAG
- a CDS encoding DUF1552 domain-containing protein, with translation MLITKQALPRRTFLRGMGATLALPLLDAMVPAMSARAPGTPRFATVYVGNGMNMWDWTPPTEGVGFEFSPILQPLERFRKRTLILSGLDNYPATDQGDTGGQHPRAAPAFMSSVHPKQTEGADVEAGTTVDQMIAELICRDSKLPSLEVSVDRNDVVGACDHGYACAYMNSLSWKTPTMPLPAETNPRFVFERLFGTGDTAEERQLRVEEDRSILDGLTREIAALSSRLGGHDRTKLGEYLDSIRDVEQRIARAESTNTDFAVPERPVGVPETFREYAELMFDLQVLAFQADITRVTSFMMARENINRSYNEIGLPEAHHSMSHHGNNPDKMKDFTKLNTYHVDALAYYLDRLQSIPDGDGTLLDGTVVLYGSGMSDGNIHNNYDVPVVVVGGPERGLQGNRHLVYPKGTPLANLSLSLMAKFGVRVEQFGDSTGHLPLLSGV, from the coding sequence ATGCTGATCACGAAGCAGGCGCTGCCGAGACGAACCTTCCTGCGCGGCATGGGCGCGACGCTCGCGCTGCCGCTCCTCGACGCGATGGTCCCGGCCATGTCGGCCCGCGCCCCGGGGACGCCGCGGTTCGCGACCGTCTACGTCGGCAACGGCATGAACATGTGGGACTGGACGCCGCCGACCGAGGGCGTCGGGTTCGAGTTCTCCCCCATCCTGCAGCCGCTGGAGCGGTTCCGCAAGCGGACGCTCATCCTGAGCGGGCTGGACAACTACCCGGCGACCGACCAGGGCGACACCGGCGGCCAGCATCCGCGCGCCGCCCCCGCGTTCATGAGCTCGGTGCACCCGAAGCAGACCGAGGGCGCGGACGTGGAGGCGGGCACGACGGTCGACCAGATGATCGCGGAGCTGATCTGCCGCGACTCGAAGCTGCCGTCGCTGGAGGTCTCCGTCGACCGCAACGACGTCGTCGGCGCCTGCGACCACGGCTACGCCTGCGCCTACATGAACTCGCTGTCGTGGAAGACGCCGACCATGCCGCTGCCGGCCGAGACGAACCCCCGGTTCGTGTTCGAGCGGCTCTTCGGCACCGGCGACACCGCCGAGGAACGGCAGTTGCGGGTAGAAGAGGACCGCAGCATCCTCGACGGCCTGACCCGCGAGATCGCGGCCCTGTCGAGCCGGCTCGGCGGGCACGACCGCACCAAGCTCGGCGAGTACCTCGACTCCATCCGCGACGTCGAGCAGCGCATCGCGCGGGCCGAGTCGACCAACACCGACTTCGCGGTCCCCGAGCGCCCCGTGGGCGTGCCGGAGACCTTCCGCGAGTACGCCGAGCTGATGTTCGACCTGCAGGTGCTCGCGTTCCAGGCCGACATCACCCGCGTCACCTCGTTCATGATGGCGCGCGAGAACATCAACCGGTCCTACAACGAGATCGGGCTGCCCGAGGCGCACCACTCCATGTCGCACCACGGGAACAACCCCGACAAGATGAAGGACTTCACGAAGCTGAACACCTACCACGTCGACGCGCTGGCCTACTACCTGGACCGGCTGCAGTCGATCCCCGACGGCGACGGCACGCTGCTCGACGGCACCGTGGTGCTCTACGGCAGCGGCATGAGCGACGGCAACATCCACAACAACTACGACGTCCCGGTGGTCGTTGTAGGCGGACCCGAGCGCGGCCTGCAGGGGAATCGCCACCTCGTGTATCCGAAGGGCACCCCGCTCGCCAACCTGTCGCTCAGCCTGATGGCCAAGTTCGGCGTGCGCGTGGAGCAGTTCGGCGACAGCACGGGGCACCTGCCGCTGCTGTCCGGGGTGTAA